Sequence from the Desulfomicrobium macestii genome:
AGCATCTTCAGAACCTTGGCGTAAACATCCTGCGGACAGGCTACGTGCAAAAGCTCAATAGGGGGCTTTTTCGTGGGTTCCAACATACTTCACCTCGATAAGTTGAATTTTTCCGACCACCTCTTGCCACACTGCGACATAGGTTGGATGGCCTTTTTTGATATGGCAGTGGTGACGGCCATTACTAAGCTTTCCGTAATGCGCCCATTCACCTCGAACCGGACCTTGCTCGGAAGCGGATTTTTTCTGAAAGCTTTGCTACAAGATAAGTTGTGATAGCTGCAACTGCTTATATTTTTTATACATGTCCATGTCCACGTATTGCTGATTCAGCTTACTCAAAAAGTAATGATTTCCGGGACAAGGCTGCATACAAGTCCGTACAAATGCCCCCGCTGATTCAAAATCGCCAAATTTACCGCGAGCATGCCCCATAACCGATAAAAGCCACCCGTCACCGGATGGCCTTTTGTTCATTGTCGAAAAACAGGTCGCTGGAGTTGCATAAACCCACGGCGGACCCCGCAAAGAAAAAAGGGATTTCAGCCTTTCGACTGAAATCCCTTACTTTCTAATGGCGGGGCCGATGGGACTCGAACCCACGGCCTCCGGCGTGACAGGACGATGAATGCCGCTTTACCCCACTGTATTTCAGCTAGTTACGCAGCTTCGCGTAGTCTCGCGTGGGTTCCCATGGGTTCAAAAACCCACAAAAAACCCACACATGAATCATTTCAATAAAGGCATAACGTTCAGCTTCAGCGACGCGCGCCATTGGCGCGTCCGCTGGAAGCGCATGTTAGATCAATCTAGTTGCGCAAACCACTTACAAATTGAATTTAATTTTTATGCCTTCGCGTTGAATAAAGTCCTCAAGCATCTTTACTTTTAAGTGGCAATAGTTCCTGAGTTCCCCTGACCGGTATAATTCTTTGGAACTTTGCATAGATGAATAAAGGAAATCAATAAGAACATTATTGTACGAAAAATAGCGTCTATAACTTGAAATATCAAATATTTCATCATCTCCTTGTACACTATAAAATAAATCAAAATTTCTTTTAAAATTCATGACTGACTCCATGTCTAGCTTTTCTATATTATCTGATAACATTTTATCGCGCATGACATACGAGACATATCCAGATACATCGTCTTCTAAATCAATCCTATATTTTTGCTTAATATATTCTTCTTGAATGATTTCACATTCTATTTCTTCTCGGCTCTTATTATTTTCAGGTGTATTAGTTTGGTTCTCAAATAAACCGTCTATTCTATGTTCTGTTATACCAAGACTGTCAAGATGGATATTTCTTTCTTTGTAGTATTTTCGGTTAAGCTCAAATTTATAATCATCTTTCCGTAATATTCTTTGCGTAAAATATTTATATATATCTTCGCCTGTGTAGTTATTATTTAATACTACATAAAATTGAAATGTAGAAAATAAGTCTATGTAGCAGGCCAGGCACTTTGGGTTGGTTATTGTCGTAAAAATAATTGCTGTATGAGTGGGGTAATGACATAGTTTATTTCTTTCTGCTTCAATGTGTCTGTCTATAATTCCAAGTGGATAGAATGGCACCACCAGTGGCTTGTCTAAAAATATTGGTTCTTCCTTACTAATATCTAGAGCTAAAGGAAATTCAGTTCTTGGAATCCCGTACTTACTAGCGAAACCAACGGCTATCTTTGCAAGCCCTTGTTTCAACACCTTATTATCTAATGATAATGGATAGCTTACCAGTCCTTCGATGTCATTACATATAATTATTTCTGGCAACTCATGGCTGCTGAACTTTTCAGATATTTCTACTTCCACCTTTTTTCGATATTGATTAGTAACTTTTTTGTTTCCATATATTATTACTTTTCTTTTATCATCAGTGTATTTATGAAATGGTTTTAAGGGCGTTACTTCAAATTCTTTACAAAGCACATCTATCTGGTTCATTTTTATATTATATTGATCTACCTTACTTAATAATATCCCCTTAACAGATTTGTATTTATTACTATTTCTATCTTTCTTTATGTTTAATCGGGTAGCTATACCACTAAACATTTGTGTAAATGGCACATCAATATCGTTCCCTAGCTTGCCACCACAAGAAGCGCAAAGAATATCATTCCCGGTTAAGCTACCACCTATTGCTTGCTGTATAATATGCTCATCATGCTTTATTACATCAACACCATTAAAAGCCTTGCCACACAAGTAGCAAC
This genomic interval carries:
- a CDS encoding HNH endonuclease, giving the protein MDSCYLCGKAFNGVDVIKHDEHIIQQAIGGSLTGNDILCASCGGKLGNDIDVPFTQMFSGIATRLNIKKDRNSNKYKSVKGILLSKVDQYNIKMNQIDVLCKEFEVTPLKPFHKYTDDKRKVIIYGNKKVTNQYRKKVEVEISEKFSSHELPEIIICNDIEGLVSYPLSLDNKVLKQGLAKIAVGFASKYGIPRTEFPLALDISKEEPIFLDKPLVVPFYPLGIIDRHIEAERNKLCHYPTHTAIIFTTITNPKCLACYIDLFSTFQFYVVLNNNYTGEDIYKYFTQRILRKDDYKFELNRKYYKERNIHLDSLGITEHRIDGLFENQTNTPENNKSREEIECEIIQEEYIKQKYRIDLEDDVSGYVSYVMRDKMLSDNIEKLDMESVMNFKRNFDLFYSVQGDDEIFDISSYRRYFSYNNVLIDFLYSSMQSSKELYRSGELRNYCHLKVKMLEDFIQREGIKIKFNL